A stretch of the Pan paniscus chromosome 2, NHGRI_mPanPan1-v2.0_pri, whole genome shotgun sequence genome encodes the following:
- the CISH gene encoding cytokine-inducible SH2-containing protein isoform X2, with protein sequence MVLCVQGPRPLLAVERTGQRPLWAPSLELPKPVMQPLPAGAFLEEVAEGTPAQTESEPKVLDPEEDLLCIAKTFSYLRESGWYWGSITASEARQHLQKMPEGTFLVRDSTHPSYLFTLSVKTTRGPTNVRIEYADSSFRLDSNCLSRPRILAFPDVVSLVQHYVASCTADTRSDSPDPAPTPALPMPKEDAPSDPALPAPPPATAVHLKLVQPFVRRSSARSLQHLCRLVINRLVADVDCLPLPRRMADYLRQYPFQL encoded by the exons ACCTCGTCCTTTGCTGGCTGTGGAGCGGACTGGGCAGCGGCCCCTGTGGGCCCCGTCCCTGGAACTGCCCAAGCCAGTCATGCAGCCCTTGCCTGCTGGGGCCTTCCTCGAGGAGGTGGCAGAGGGTACCCCAGCCCAGACAGAGAGTGAGCCAAAGGTGCTGGACCCAGAGGAGGATCTGCTGTGCATAGCCAAGACCTTCTCCTACCTTCGGGAATCTG GCTGGTATTGGGGTTCCATTACGGCCAGCGAGGCCCGACAACACCTGCAGAAGATGCCAGAAGGCACGTTCTTAGTACGTGACAGCACGCACCCCAGCTACCTGTTCACGCTGTCAGTGAAAACCACTCGTGGCCCCACCAATGTACGCATTGAGTATGCCGACTCCAGCTTCCGTCTGGACTCCAACTGCTTGTCCAGGCCACGCATCCTGGCCTTTCCGGATGTGGTCAGCCTTGTGCAGCACTATGTGGCCTCCTGCACTGCTGATACCCGAAGCGACAGCCCCGATCCTGCTCCCACCCCGGCCCTGCCTATGCCTAAGGAGGATGCGCCTAGTGACCCAGCACTGCCTGCTCCTCCACCAGCCACTGCTGTACACCTAAAACTGGTGCAGCCCTTTGTACGCAGAAGCAGTGCCCGCAGCCTGCAACACCTGTGCCGCCTTGTCATCAACCGTCTGGTGGCCGACGTGGACTGCCTGCCACTGCCCCGGCGCATGGCCGACTACCTCCGACAGTACCCCTTCCAGCTCTGA
- the CISH gene encoding cytokine-inducible SH2-containing protein isoform X1: MGPPLTAHPLPSRPRPLLAVERTGQRPLWAPSLELPKPVMQPLPAGAFLEEVAEGTPAQTESEPKVLDPEEDLLCIAKTFSYLRESGWYWGSITASEARQHLQKMPEGTFLVRDSTHPSYLFTLSVKTTRGPTNVRIEYADSSFRLDSNCLSRPRILAFPDVVSLVQHYVASCTADTRSDSPDPAPTPALPMPKEDAPSDPALPAPPPATAVHLKLVQPFVRRSSARSLQHLCRLVINRLVADVDCLPLPRRMADYLRQYPFQL; the protein is encoded by the exons ATGGGTCCTCCACTCACTGCTCATCCACTGCCTTCTAGACCTCGTCCTTTGCTGGCTGTGGAGCGGACTGGGCAGCGGCCCCTGTGGGCCCCGTCCCTGGAACTGCCCAAGCCAGTCATGCAGCCCTTGCCTGCTGGGGCCTTCCTCGAGGAGGTGGCAGAGGGTACCCCAGCCCAGACAGAGAGTGAGCCAAAGGTGCTGGACCCAGAGGAGGATCTGCTGTGCATAGCCAAGACCTTCTCCTACCTTCGGGAATCTG GCTGGTATTGGGGTTCCATTACGGCCAGCGAGGCCCGACAACACCTGCAGAAGATGCCAGAAGGCACGTTCTTAGTACGTGACAGCACGCACCCCAGCTACCTGTTCACGCTGTCAGTGAAAACCACTCGTGGCCCCACCAATGTACGCATTGAGTATGCCGACTCCAGCTTCCGTCTGGACTCCAACTGCTTGTCCAGGCCACGCATCCTGGCCTTTCCGGATGTGGTCAGCCTTGTGCAGCACTATGTGGCCTCCTGCACTGCTGATACCCGAAGCGACAGCCCCGATCCTGCTCCCACCCCGGCCCTGCCTATGCCTAAGGAGGATGCGCCTAGTGACCCAGCACTGCCTGCTCCTCCACCAGCCACTGCTGTACACCTAAAACTGGTGCAGCCCTTTGTACGCAGAAGCAGTGCCCGCAGCCTGCAACACCTGTGCCGCCTTGTCATCAACCGTCTGGTGGCCGACGTGGACTGCCTGCCACTGCCCCGGCGCATGGCCGACTACCTCCGACAGTACCCCTTCCAGCTCTGA